The proteins below come from a single Triticum aestivum cultivar Chinese Spring chromosome 5D, IWGSC CS RefSeq v2.1, whole genome shotgun sequence genomic window:
- the LOC123121526 gene encoding ribosome production factor 2 homolog produces the protein MSKMAIRVPKSMRAKRELLKHAPKLVENGKKMLILHGTKTSAVLNSVLADLFHLKRDHAVKYTKKNDSIRPFESGGETSLEFFSLKSDCSLLVYGSHSKKRPNNLVLGRTYDHHIYDLVEVGVENYKSIESYAYDKKLAPKLGTKPFFAFIGEHFESVEGLKHLKEMLLDHFKGEVVENLNLAGVDRIFVCTAISPTTVYMMHCALRLKRSGTSIPRMELVEVGPSVDLVLRRHRQAAESLQKEAMKAPGHAKKVKNVTNNPVEGKQGRIYIPDQEVSKLTVTSNIKGLKRERRDAKKNKEHSKKQKVAENPE, from the exons ATGAGCAAGATGGCGATCAGGGTTCCCAAGTCCATGCGCGCCAAGCGTGAGCTCCTCAAGCACGCGCCCAAGCTC GTTGAGAATGGCAAGAAGATGCTTATTCTTCATGGTACAAAGACCAGCGCAGTTTTGAACTCTGTGCTGGCAGATCTTTTCCACCTGAAGCGTGATCATGCTGTCAAGTACACCAAGAAGAACGACAGCATCAGGCCATTTGAGAGCGGGGGTGAAACTTCCCTGGAGTTCTTCTCCCTTAAATCTGACTGCAGCCTCTTAGTG TATGGTTCTCATTCAAAGAAGAGGCCCAACAATCTTGTTCTGGGAAGGACTTACGATCACCACATATATGACCTCGTTGAAGTGGGAGTTGAGAACTACAAATCCATAGAATCCTATGCATATGATAAAAAGTTGGCACCTAAACTTGGGACAAAGCCTTTCTTTGCTTTCATTGGGGAGCACTTTGAGAGTGTTGAAGGACTGAAGCATTTGAAGGAAATGCTGCTTGATCATTTCAAAGGAGAG GTGGTAGAGAATCTGAACCTTGCTGGTGTAGATCGGATATTCGTGTGCACAGCAATTTCTCCTACTACCGTCTACATGATGCACTGCGCTCTCCGTCTAAAAAGGTCAGGCACATCTATTCCTAGAATGGAGCTGGTTGAAGTTGGGCCTTCAGTGGACCTGGTACTTAGGCGGCACCGACAAGCAGCTGAAAGTTTACAGAAAGAAGCTATGAAGGCTCCTGGTCATGCTAAGAAG GTGAAAAATGTCACCAATAATCCAGTTGAAGGCAAGCAGGGCAGGATCTACATTCCAGACCAGGAG GTCTCAAAATTGACCGTAACAAGCAACATAAAGGGTCTGAAGCGGGAGCGCCGTGACGCCAAGAAAAACAAGGAGCACTCGAAGAAGCAAAAGGTGGCCGAAAACCCTGAGTGA
- the LOC123121525 gene encoding GDSL esterase/lipase At5g45910 — protein sequence MKLILALSILFLSCIHGVSSDSRFFTAMYSLGDSYIDAGNFLIMAAAMVPAVPVVHDKLPYGMTFFGHPTGRLSDGRNTIDFIAQEFGLPLLGPSLLNDSDASKGVNFAVGGAPAIDVDYFEKNNIVQFKLLNNSLSVQLGWFEQLRPAICNKTETSGCEGCFSKSLFFVGEFGVNDYNFLWFAGKTEDEVMSHVPTVVQNIATAVEGLIKGGAVYVVVPGNPPLGCSPTMLTSRSGPNTTEYDPMGCLIDVNRVATVHNSRLRAAVVSLRGRYPRATIILADFYSPIIKILRNPSHYGVTEADALRACCGAGGTYNWNGSAICGMPGATACSNPSAFVNWDGVHYTEATNGYIADWWLRGPFADPPIMSVVRY from the exons ATGAAGCTCATTCTCGCGCTCTCCATTCTCTTCCTCTCCTGCATCCATGGCGTGAGCTCCGACTCACGCTTCTTCACCGCCATGTATTCCCTCGGGGACTCCTACATCGACGCGGGCAACTTTCTGATCATGGCCGCTGCGATGGTGCCGGCTGTGCCCGTCGTGCATGACAAGCTTCCTTACGGGATGACCTTCTTTGGCCACCCCACAGGCCGCCTCAGCGACGGCAGAAACACCATCGATTTCATCG CCCAGGAGTTTGGTCtcccccttcttggaccctccctGCTGAATGACTCGGACGCCTCCAAAGGCGTAAACTTCGCTGTCGGCGGCGCACCGGCGATCGACGTCGACTACTTCGAGAAGAACAACATAGTTCAGTTTAAGCTTCTGAACAATTCTCTGAGCGTGCAGCTGGGTTGGTTCGAGCAACTCAGGCCAGCGATTTGCAACAAGACCGAGACCTCAG GGTGCGAAGGTTGCTTCAGTAAGTCTCTCTTCTTCGTTGGGGAGTTTGGAGTGAACGATTACAACTTCCTATGGTTTGCCGGCAAGACTGAGGACGAAGTGATGTCGCATGTACCTACAGTTGTCCAAAACATTGCCACGGCCGTGGAG GGGCTCATCAAAGGAGGCGCGGTCTACGTGGTGGTGCCGGGGAACCCACCGCTGGGGTGCTCACCCACCATGCTGACGAGCCGCTCCGGCCCCAACACGACGGAGTACGACCCCATGGGCTGCCTCATCGACGTCAACCGCGTGGCCACGGTCCACAACTCCCGGCTCCGCGCCGCAGTCGTCTCTCTCAGGGGCAGGTACCCCCGTGCCACCATCATCTTGGCCGACTTCTACAGCCCCATCATCAAGATCCTCCGCAACCCCAGCCATTACG GGGTGACCGAGGCGGACGCTCTCCGGGCTTGCTGCGGAGCCGGCGGCACGTACAACTGGAACGGCAGCGCCATCTGCGGCATGCCGGGGGCGACCGCATGCAGTAACCCGTCGGCGTTCGTCAACTGGGATGGAGTTCACTACACGGAGGCCACCAACGGGTACATCGCCGACTGGTGGCTCCGCGGCCCTTTCGCCGACCCGCCTATAATGAGTGTTGTGCGCTACTAA
- the LOC123121528 gene encoding trimethyltridecatetraene synthase, which yields MELPQLASFLGVVLATVLFLKAVLRRRRQYNLPPGPKPWPIIGNLNLIGTLPHRSIHALSKKYGPLMQLQFGSFPVVVGSSVEMAKFFLKTHDVVFTDRPKTAAGRYTTYNYSDITWSPYGAYWRQARKMCLTELFSAKRLESYEYIRREEVLALLGDLYRGGAGAGRVVVLKDYLSTVSLNVITRMVMGKKYLEKEVRDEAGAVITTPEEFKWMIDELFLLNGVLNIGDSIPWLDWMDLQGYIKRMKKLSKMFDRFLEHVVDEHSERRGHEGESFVVKDMVDVLLQFASDPGLEVKLNREGVKAFTQDLIAGGTESSAVTVEWALSELLKKPEVLAKATEELDRVVGRGRWVTEKDMPSLPYVDAIVKETMRLHPVAPMLVPRLSREDTSINGYDIPAGTRVLVMVWSIGRDPELWEAPEEFMPERFLGSRLDVKGQDYELLPFGSGRRMCPGYSLGLKVIQVSLANLLHGFTWRLPDGVELSMEEIFGLSTPRKFPLEAVMEPKLPAHLYVEA from the exons ATGGAGCTTCCTCAGCTAGCGTCCTTCCTCGGCGTGGTGCTCGCCACGGTGCTCTTCCTCAAggccgtcctccgccgccgccgccagtacAACCTCCCGCCGGGCCCCAAGCCGTGGCCGATCATCGGCAACCTCAACCTCATCGGCACGCTCCCGCACCGCTCCATCCACGCGCTGTCCAAGAAGTACGGCCCGCTCATGCAACTCCAGTTCGGGTCCTTCCCCGTCGTTGTCGGCTCCTCCGTGGAGATGGCCAAGTTCTTCCTCAAGACCCACGACGTGGTGTTCACCGACCGCCCCAAGACCGCCGCCGGCAGGTACACCACCTACAACTACAGCGACATCACCTGGTCCCCCTACGGCGCCTACTGGCGCCAGGCCCGCAAGATGTGCCTCACCGAGCTCTTCAGCGCCAAGCGCCTCGAGTCGTACGAGTACATCCGCAGGGAGGAGGTGCTCGCCCTCCTCGGCGACCTGTACCGCGGCGGCGCCGGTGCCGGCCGCGTGGTGGTGCTCAAGGACTACCTGTCCACGGTGAGCCTGAACGTGATCACGCGCATGGTGATGGGCAAGAAGTACCTGGAGAAGGAGGTGAGGGACGAGGCAGGGGCGGTGATCACGACGCCTGAGGAGTTCAAGTGGATGATCGACGAGCTGTTCCTGCTCAACGGCGTGCTCAACATCGGCGACTCCATCCCGTGGCTCGACTGGATGGACCTGCAGGGGTACATCAAGAGGATGAAGAAGCTGAGCAAGATGTTCGACCGGTTCCTGGAGCACGTCGTGGACGAGCACAGCGAGCGGCGTGGGCACGAGGGGGAGAGCTTCGTGGTCAAGGACATGGTGGACGTGCTGCTGCAGTTCGCCAGCGATCCCGGTCTCGAGGTCAAGCTCAACAGAGAGGGCGTCAAGGCTTTCACTCAG GACCTCATTGCTGGCGGCACGGAGAGCTCGGCGGTGACAGTGGAATGGGCCCTCTCAGAGCTCCTGAAGAAGCCAGAGGTGCTTGCCAAAGCCACTGAGGAGTTGGACCGTGTGGTGGGGCGAGGCCGATGGGTCACCGAAAAGGACATGCCGAGCCTTCCCTATGTGGATGCCATCGTCAAAGAAACCATGCGGTTGCATCCAGTAGCGCCGATGCTTGTACCCCGCCTTTCCCGTGAGGACACGTCCATCAATGGCTACGACATTCCTGCCGGCACACGGGTGCTAGTCATGGTCTGGTCTATTGGTCGCGACCCAGAGTTGTGGGAAGCGCCGGAGGAGTTCATGCCGGAGCGGTTCCTCGGCAGCAGGCTCGATGTCAAGGGGCAGGATTATGAGTTGCTTCCATTCGGGTCGGGACGCAGGATGTGCCCCGGGTATAGTCTTGGGTTGAAGGTGATCCAGGTAAGCCTAGCGAACCTCCTGCACGGGTTCACGTGGAGGCTCCCTGATGGCGTGGAGCTGAGCATGGAGGAGATCTTCGGACTGTCCACGCCACGCAAGTTCCCGCTGGAGGCTGTCATGGAGCCCAAGCTCCCAGCTCACCTCTACGTTGAGGCTTGA
- the LOC123121529 gene encoding trimethyltridecatetraene synthase, translating into MELPQLASFLGVVLATVLFFKLVFRRRRQYNLPPGPKPWPIIGNLNLIGTLPHRSIHALSKKYGPLMQLQFGSFPVVVGSSVEMAKFFLKTHDVVFTDRPKTAAGRYTTYNYSDITWSPYGAYWRQARKMCLTELFSAKRLESYEYIRREEVLALLGDLYRGGAGASRVVVLKDYLSTVSLNVITRMVMGKKYLEKEVRDEAGAVITTPDEFKWMIDELFLLNGVLNIGDSIPWLDWMDLQGYIKRMKKLSKMFDRFLEHVVDEHSERRRRQGESFVVKDMVDVLLQFASDPGLEVKLNREGVKAFTQDLIAGGTESSAVTVEWALSELLKKPEVLAKATEELDRVVGRGRWVTEKDMSSLPYVDAIVKETMRLHPVAPMLVPRLSREDTSINGYDIPAGTRVLVMVWSIGRDPELWEAPEEFMPERFLGSRLDVKGQDYELLPFGSGRRMCPGYSLGLKVIQVSLANLLHGFTWRLPDGVELSMEEIFGLSTPRKYPLEAVVEPKLPAHLYAEA; encoded by the exons ATGGAGCTTCCTCAACTTGCGTCCTTCCTCGGCGTGGTGCTCGCCACGGTGCTCTTCTTCAAGCTtgtcttccgccgccgccgccagtacAACCTCCCGCCGGGCCCCAAGCCGTGGCCGATCATCGGCAACCTCAACCTCATCGGCACGCTCCCGCACCGCTCCATCCACGCGCTGTCCAAGAAGTACGGCCCGCTCATGCAACTCCAGTTCGGCTCCTTCCCGGTGGTCGTCGGCTCCTCCGTGGAGATGGCCAAGTTCTTCCTCAAGACCCACGACGTGGTGTTCACCGACCGCCCCAAGACCGCCGCCGGCAGGTACACCACCTACAACTACAGCGACATCACCTGGTCCCCCTACGGCGCCTACTGGCGCCAGGCCCGCAAGATGTGCCTCACCGAGCTCTTCAGCGCCAAGCGCCTCGAGTCGTACGAGTACATCCGCAGGGAGGAGGTGCTCGCCCTCCTCGGCGACCTCTACCGCGGCGGCGCCGGTGCCAGCCGCGTGGTGGTGCTCAAGGACTACCTGTCCACGGTGAGCCTGAACGTGATCACGCGCATGGTGATGGGCAAGAAGTACCTGGAGAAGGAGGTGAGGGACGAGGCAGGGGCGGTGATCACGACGCCCGACGAGTTCAAGTGGATGATCGACGAGCTGTTCCTGCTCAACGGTGTGCTCAACATCGGCGACTCCATCCCGTGGCTGGACTGGATGGACCTGCAGGGGTACATCAAGAGGATGAAGAAGCTGAGCAAGATGTTCGACCGGTTCCTGGAGCACGTCGTCGACGAGCACAGCGAGCGCCGTCGCCGCCAGGGGGAGAGCTTCGTGGTGAAGGACATGGTGGACGTGCTGCTGCAGTTCGCCAGCGATCCCGGTCTCGAGGTCAAGCTCAACAGAGAGGGCGTCAAGGCTTTCACTCAG GACCTCATTGCTGGCGGCACGGAGAGCTCCGCGGTGACAGTGGAATGGGCCCTCTCAGAGCTCCTGAAGAAGCCAGAGGTGCTCGCGAAAGCCACCGAGGAATTGGACCGTGTGGTGGGGCGAGGCCGATGGGTCACCGAAAAGGACATGTCGAGCCTTCCCTATGTGGATGCCATCGTCAAAGAGACCATGCGGTTGCACCCGGTAGCGCCGATGCTTGTACCCCGCCTTTCACGCGAGGACACGTCTATCAACGGCTACGACATCCCCGCCGGCACACGGGTGCTAGTCATGGTCTGGTCTATTGGCCGTGACCCGGAGTTGTGGGAAGCGCCGGAGGAGTTCATGCCAGAACGCTTCCTCGGTAGCAGGCTCGACGTCAAGGGGCAGGATTATGAGTTGCTTCCATTCGGGTCGGGACGCAGGATGTGCCCGGGGTATAGTCTTGGGCTGAAGGTGATCCAAGTAAGTCTGGCGAACCTCCTGCACGGGTTCACGTGGAGGCTCCCTGATGGCGTGGAGCTGAGCATGGAGGAGATCTTTGGACTGTCAACACCACGCAAGTACCCACTGGAGGCCGTCGTGGAGCCCAAGCTCCCGGCTCACCTCTACGCCGAGGCTTGA